A region of Pyxidicoccus parkwaysis DNA encodes the following proteins:
- a CDS encoding ornithine cyclodeaminase family protein, with product MKTLLVTQADLRKLVHTEGIDAVMDTVIEALESAFRHFDTARTEPRKRDGFTLRNERTGVLEWMPVMQHGESVTIKVVSYNPTNPHRYGVPTIIATNSVYDCATGRLLELMDGVLPTALRTGAASAIASKYLADPDSRVVGMVGCGAQAVTQLHALSRLFRIERVLAYDVDLGVLRTYLRRVGFLGLDVRPASLEELEAESDIICTVTSVGVGEGPVVSDGRFKPSVHINAVGSDLPGKTELPLSLLERSLVCPDFLEQALVEGECQQLRPEQIGPGIIEVVQHPERYADWRKRSTVFDSTGFALEDQVVTRALTRRARELGLGTEVELESLAGDAMNPYDELLPTHGAQASLRTARLD from the coding sequence GTGAAGACACTCCTCGTGACACAGGCCGACCTGCGCAAGCTCGTGCACACGGAGGGCATCGACGCCGTGATGGACACCGTCATCGAGGCGCTGGAGTCGGCGTTCCGTCACTTCGACACGGCGCGCACGGAGCCTCGCAAGCGGGACGGCTTCACGCTGCGCAACGAGCGCACTGGCGTGCTGGAGTGGATGCCGGTGATGCAGCACGGGGAGTCCGTCACCATCAAGGTCGTGAGCTACAACCCGACCAACCCCCACCGTTACGGGGTTCCCACCATCATCGCCACCAACAGCGTGTACGACTGCGCCACCGGGCGGCTGTTGGAGTTGATGGACGGCGTGCTGCCCACGGCGCTGCGCACGGGGGCGGCATCCGCCATCGCGAGCAAGTACCTGGCGGACCCGGACAGCCGCGTGGTGGGCATGGTGGGCTGCGGAGCCCAGGCCGTCACGCAATTGCATGCGCTGTCTCGCCTGTTCCGCATCGAGCGGGTGCTCGCGTACGACGTGGATTTGGGCGTGCTGCGCACGTACCTGCGGCGCGTGGGCTTCCTCGGGCTGGACGTGCGCCCGGCTTCGCTGGAGGAACTGGAGGCGGAGTCGGACATCATCTGCACCGTCACCTCCGTGGGCGTGGGAGAGGGCCCCGTCGTCTCGGATGGGCGCTTCAAGCCGTCGGTGCACATCAACGCGGTGGGCTCCGACCTGCCGGGCAAGACAGAGCTGCCGCTGTCGCTGCTGGAGCGCAGCCTCGTGTGCCCGGACTTCCTGGAGCAGGCGCTCGTCGAGGGTGAGTGCCAGCAGTTGCGGCCGGAGCAGATTGGCCCCGGCATCATCGAAGTCGTCCAGCATCCGGAGCGCTACGCGGACTGGCGCAAGCGCTCCACGGTGTTCGACTCCACGGGCTTCGCGCTGGAGGACCAGGTGGTGACACGGGCCCTCACGCGGCGCGCGCGGGAGCTCGGACTGGGCACGGAGGTGGAGCTGGAGAGCCTCGCGGGGGATGCGATGAACCCCTACGACGAGCTCCTGCCGACGCACGGCGCGCAGGCGTCGCTGCGCACGGCGCGCCTGGACTGA